In a genomic window of Gloeocapsopsis dulcis:
- a CDS encoding YihY/virulence factor BrkB family protein has translation MFKTRFVRFFRHITWDILRKTFVRVGERRLLGLSAEIAYNSMLSLFPAILAVLTAISLFQESLQFTFRQLALRLSTVAPDEALFLIRNFAQEITQNRNRGLFSISFVAAIWIASGALNTIMTALDQIHQIPPQQTRPFWKAKLISIGLTIGSIILLVVASFLVFISDLILAFFVRESGLYFLLFIWQILIWPLSLGVMSSAFAFIYRYGPSRWDAGTPMMPGAILAAISWAILSALFRMYVANFGNYNQAYGAVGTVIVLMLWLYMSAAVLLVGDQLNVSVGEAMRSHSKTVIEIGDPTNSKVKNS, from the coding sequence ATGTTTAAAACCCGCTTTGTCCGGTTTTTTCGCCATATCACTTGGGATATCTTAAGAAAAACCTTTGTACGTGTAGGTGAACGAAGACTTTTAGGTTTGTCAGCCGAAATTGCTTACAATTCGATGCTGTCGTTGTTTCCAGCAATTCTTGCTGTGCTGACGGCGATTAGTTTATTTCAAGAGTCTCTGCAATTTACGTTTAGACAGCTAGCGTTGCGGCTGAGTACAGTTGCACCAGATGAAGCACTCTTTTTGATTCGTAATTTTGCTCAAGAAATTACTCAAAATCGAAATCGAGGGTTATTTTCGATCAGCTTTGTTGCAGCAATTTGGATTGCATCTGGAGCATTAAATACGATAATGACAGCTCTCGATCAAATTCATCAAATTCCTCCACAACAAACACGCCCTTTTTGGAAAGCAAAATTGATTTCAATTGGTCTTACTATTGGCTCAATTATACTACTAGTAGTTGCCTCTTTTCTAGTATTTATTAGCGATCTAATCTTAGCTTTTTTTGTCCGCGAAAGTGGTCTGTATTTCTTGTTGTTCATCTGGCAAATACTGATTTGGCCTTTATCTTTAGGTGTTATGTCTTCTGCTTTCGCTTTTATTTATCGCTACGGACCAAGCCGTTGGGATGCTGGTACGCCAATGATGCCTGGGGCAATTTTAGCAGCTATCTCGTGGGCAATTTTATCTGCTTTGTTTCGGATGTATGTAGCAAATTTTGGGAACTACAATCAAGCTTATGGCGCGGTTGGCACAGTCATTGTTTTAATGTTGTGGTTGTACATGAGTGCAGCAGTTCTTTTAGTCGGCGATCAGCTAAATGTTTCTGTGGGTGAAGCGATGCGATCGCA
- the thrC gene encoding threonine synthase translates to MTLIANKSTNREVWSGLIKTYQQYLPVTENTPVVTLLEGNTPLIPVPSIAQLIGRQVQVFAKYDGLNPTGSFKDRGMTMAISKAKEAGARAVICASTGNTSAAAAAYAKRAGMKAFVLIPEGYVALGKLAQALLYGAEVLSIKGNFDQALKIVREMANSYPVTLVNSVNPYRLEGQKTAAFEVVDALGDAPDWLCIPVGNAGNITAYWMGFCQYHQSGKCDRLPRMMGFQAAGAAPLITGQPVTHPDTVATAIRIGNPANWEKAIAVQSASNGEFHAVTDEEILAAYRLLASEEGIFCEPASAASVAGMLKVKDQIPTGATVVCVLTGNGLKDPNTAIDNNQNAFKPGIEPTLEAVAQAMGVI, encoded by the coding sequence GTGACTCTGATTGCTAACAAATCTACTAACCGCGAAGTTTGGTCTGGATTAATCAAAACTTACCAGCAATACTTACCTGTAACTGAGAATACACCAGTAGTAACACTGTTAGAGGGTAATACTCCGTTGATTCCGGTTCCCTCAATAGCCCAGCTAATCGGTAGACAAGTACAGGTTTTCGCTAAGTACGACGGGCTAAACCCCACAGGTAGCTTCAAAGATCGAGGAATGACAATGGCAATTTCCAAGGCAAAAGAAGCTGGGGCACGGGCAGTGATTTGTGCAAGTACGGGTAATACTTCCGCAGCAGCAGCAGCCTATGCAAAACGTGCGGGGATGAAAGCCTTTGTGCTGATTCCTGAAGGATATGTTGCCTTGGGTAAGTTGGCACAAGCACTGCTTTATGGTGCTGAAGTGTTGTCAATTAAAGGAAACTTCGATCAAGCACTGAAAATAGTCCGCGAGATGGCAAACAGTTATCCAGTTACTTTGGTAAATTCAGTCAATCCTTATCGCTTGGAAGGGCAAAAAACCGCAGCATTTGAAGTTGTTGATGCTTTAGGTGATGCACCTGATTGGTTGTGTATTCCAGTAGGTAATGCCGGAAACATTACTGCGTACTGGATGGGATTTTGTCAGTATCATCAATCCGGTAAATGCGATCGCTTACCACGCATGATGGGCTTTCAAGCTGCTGGGGCTGCACCTTTGATTACTGGACAACCTGTAACGCATCCTGATACCGTAGCGACAGCAATTCGGATCGGTAATCCGGCAAATTGGGAAAAGGCGATCGCGGTACAATCTGCAAGTAACGGAGAATTTCACGCTGTTACTGATGAGGAAATTCTCGCAGCATACCGTTTATTAGCCTCTGAAGAAGGCATCTTCTGCGAACCGGCAAGCGCAGCTTCAGTTGCGGGAATGTTAAAAGTTAAAGACCAAATTCCCACAGGTGCAACTGTCGTGTGCGTCCTCACTGGAAATGGACTTAAAGACCCCAACACAGCAATTGATAACAATCAAAACGCATTCAAACCAGGAATAGAGCCTACACTTGAAGCTGTAGCGCAGGCGATGGGAGTTATCTAG